In the Geobacter sp. FeAm09 genome, one interval contains:
- a CDS encoding DUF2064 domain-containing protein codes for MVNAVVVFTKVPKAGETKTRLTTERGGVLAPEDARDFYEACLLDVLDSCMAAACSDVYVCHNSDGDGAYLRQMLDKVADPRAIKEVFPDRGGTFDKGMQYAVDYILKGEGAGRRADAVLIVGGDMPSLQPATVREAFRKLERLASRGAGSGDGAPGRRIGPAMVVSADQECGFNLLGYTWSTPFDFDGVFYNQDGVTALDMVSYKAKDRGIPLGILEIVPDIDVVVDFAGFISVVKTMQLAARYDSAISLPARTIQALEALGLEASAPVPDGYRAA; via the coding sequence GTGGTAAACGCGGTTGTGGTATTCACGAAGGTCCCCAAGGCCGGCGAAACAAAGACGCGGCTGACTACGGAGCGGGGCGGGGTTCTGGCTCCTGAGGATGCCAGGGATTTCTATGAGGCCTGCCTGCTGGATGTGCTCGACAGTTGCATGGCAGCGGCATGCAGCGATGTGTACGTGTGCCACAACTCGGATGGGGACGGCGCCTATCTGCGGCAGATGCTGGACAAGGTTGCCGACCCCCGCGCCATAAAGGAGGTTTTCCCCGATAGGGGGGGCACCTTCGACAAGGGGATGCAGTATGCCGTGGATTATATCCTGAAAGGCGAAGGGGCAGGCCGGCGGGCCGATGCGGTCCTGATCGTCGGGGGCGATATGCCTTCGCTGCAGCCGGCTACGGTCCGGGAGGCATTTCGAAAACTCGAGCGCCTGGCGTCCCGAGGCGCCGGATCGGGAGACGGCGCGCCTGGCCGGCGCATAGGACCGGCCATGGTTGTCTCCGCCGATCAGGAGTGCGGTTTCAACCTTCTGGGCTATACCTGGTCAACGCCCTTCGATTTTGATGGCGTATTTTACAATCAGGATGGCGTCACTGCGCTGGACATGGTTTCATACAAGGCAAAGGACCGGGGAATCCCCCTCGGTATCCTGGAAATCGTTCCGGATATCGATGTTGTCGTGGATTTTGCCGGTTTCATCTCCGTGGTGAAAACCATGCAGCTGGCGGCGAGGTACGACTCGGCCATTTCGTTGCCCGCACGAACCATTCAAGCCCTGGAGGCGCTGGGGCTCGAGGCTTCCGCCCCGGTACCCGACGGATACCGGGCGGCGTGA
- a CDS encoding OFA family MFS transporter, which translates to MCAGFAYAWSVFMKPLITMFHWSPADVSLSFTLIMSTAASTAIFAGKALEYVTPRQLLLFGGVLFGASIASLGYIQSLSQLYICAVLAGVGLGTVYPGATMTNTVRFFPDKRGMASGLLTAGYGSGPIVWAPVSAILINQYGILSALKILGVVFLVIISVMSRLLKIAPEGYCPTGWTPPVTSGQASASENKNWKAMMQTPTFYVLACIFILGTTSGMMAVGHASPIVQEILKVTPQGASVLVGYLAVGMVVGKVFWGVVSDKIGRYPVFVVLNLLAGGAMVGMATITTYIPFAIAITVTGLCYGGFLSLMAPVTADAFGPKYLGINFGIMFLTIAIAAYVGPLLASVVKQANHGDYTKAFIIGAVINLAGLLLVGGFMLLRKKSVPDEKIATACAESSESV; encoded by the coding sequence ATGTGTGCCGGGTTTGCATACGCCTGGAGCGTTTTCATGAAACCGCTGATCACCATGTTTCACTGGTCGCCGGCCGATGTTTCCCTCTCGTTTACCCTGATCATGTCGACGGCAGCCTCGACGGCAATCTTCGCGGGCAAGGCCCTGGAGTATGTCACGCCTCGCCAGCTGCTACTCTTCGGCGGCGTGCTGTTCGGGGCCTCCATCGCGTCTCTCGGGTACATTCAATCCTTGAGCCAGCTCTACATCTGTGCCGTTCTGGCCGGCGTCGGGCTGGGAACGGTATACCCCGGTGCCACCATGACCAACACGGTGCGCTTCTTTCCCGACAAACGCGGGATGGCCTCCGGCCTGCTGACGGCCGGCTATGGTTCCGGCCCCATTGTCTGGGCGCCGGTATCCGCTATCTTGATAAACCAATACGGCATCCTTTCTGCGCTGAAAATACTGGGAGTCGTCTTTCTTGTGATCATTAGCGTAATGTCTCGCCTGCTGAAAATCGCTCCCGAAGGCTACTGTCCTACGGGTTGGACACCCCCTGTCACGAGCGGTCAGGCCTCGGCCTCGGAAAACAAGAACTGGAAGGCGATGATGCAGACCCCGACCTTCTATGTGCTCGCCTGCATCTTCATCCTCGGGACGACCTCCGGGATGATGGCGGTCGGGCACGCCTCCCCGATCGTGCAGGAGATACTGAAGGTTACCCCCCAGGGCGCGAGCGTTCTGGTCGGCTACCTGGCGGTGGGCATGGTCGTCGGCAAGGTCTTCTGGGGAGTGGTATCGGACAAGATCGGCCGCTATCCGGTGTTTGTCGTCCTGAACCTGCTGGCCGGAGGCGCCATGGTCGGCATGGCAACCATCACCACCTACATCCCGTTCGCCATCGCCATCACGGTGACGGGCCTTTGCTACGGCGGTTTTCTCTCCCTGATGGCCCCTGTTACCGCCGACGCCTTTGGCCCCAAATACCTGGGCATCAACTTCGGGATCATGTTCCTGACCATCGCCATCGCAGCCTATGTGGGGCCGCTGTTGGCGTCGGTGGTCAAACAGGCGAATCATGGTGATTACACCAAGGCCTTTATTATCGGCGCAGTAATCAACCTGGCGGGTCTGCTCCTGGTCGGCGGCTTCATGCTGCTGCGGAAAAAGAGCGTTCCGGACGAAAAGATAGCAACGGCATGCGCAGAATCTTCGGAGAGTGTTTAG
- a CDS encoding molybdopterin-dependent oxidoreductase: MSKKIDLEQEGVEVKKSACYFCHQNCGVLAYVKDGKVLAIEGDPDFPTNQGGLCCRGNIALQHLNHPERVNYPLKRVGKRGEGKWEQIPWDQAIQEIAAKLNQIKGEFGAEAVATAGGTQRTDDWARRRFMNLFGSPNGFHNSHLCWIPTFMVETAIYGWCPFELDMGTSRCLILWGQNPGAAGMPEMHHITEFQSKGMKVIVIDPRYSETAAKADLWLPLRPGSDLALALAWINVIIFEGLYDQEFVANCCEGFGELADHVEQFTPEWAAPLTWLTPEQIRAGAYMYAMNKPGNIQWGTSVDQIGKPAGSTMHARALLRAITGNLDAPGSDLLTGPSPDFITDEEMEANDQLPEAQKAKQIGSDRYKLVTWPGYTRIAEETKKVWGKAPTAEWMCEAHPPSVFRSILNKEPYQVKAMLVSATNPINSYGETKLVLDALRAVDFMVTCDYWMTPTAALSDYVLPIAGALERPTITSSYGCSDFLLASQRAIQPMYERRNDYNFWRDLGIATGQRDQWPWETVEDAYYHRIAPLGYDVSTYDEFVEFYRFHFPEREYFKYQRQGFATPSGKVELYSSVLKDLGYPPLPPYIGPSENEVDDPELAKEFPLVLTTGGGFMPYHHSEHFQIKEVRFLRHEPYMDINPATAAELSIKDGDWVWIETKRGRIKQKANLTQGIHPRVVYTQRGWWYPERDMRDPVLGGCLESNTNVLTSTADEHCDPYSGSWANRGLLCKVYKVNASDLKEGK; encoded by the coding sequence ATGAGTAAAAAAATCGATTTGGAACAAGAGGGTGTGGAAGTAAAGAAGTCGGCCTGTTACTTCTGCCACCAGAACTGCGGCGTGCTGGCCTACGTCAAGGACGGCAAGGTGCTTGCGATCGAGGGCGATCCCGATTTCCCCACCAACCAGGGCGGCCTGTGCTGCCGGGGGAACATCGCCCTGCAGCACCTGAACCACCCGGAGCGGGTGAACTATCCGCTCAAGCGCGTCGGTAAGCGTGGTGAGGGAAAATGGGAGCAGATCCCCTGGGACCAGGCAATCCAGGAGATCGCCGCCAAGCTGAACCAGATCAAGGGGGAGTTCGGGGCGGAAGCCGTGGCCACTGCCGGCGGGACGCAACGCACCGATGACTGGGCGCGTCGGCGTTTCATGAACCTGTTCGGCAGCCCGAACGGTTTCCATAACTCCCACCTGTGCTGGATTCCGACCTTTATGGTGGAAACGGCCATCTACGGCTGGTGCCCGTTCGAGCTGGACATGGGCACGAGCCGCTGCCTGATCCTCTGGGGACAGAACCCCGGCGCCGCCGGTATGCCGGAGATGCACCACATAACCGAATTCCAGTCCAAGGGGATGAAGGTTATCGTCATCGACCCGCGCTACAGCGAAACGGCCGCCAAGGCCGACCTCTGGCTGCCGCTCCGTCCCGGTTCCGACCTGGCCCTGGCCCTGGCCTGGATCAACGTCATCATTTTCGAAGGCCTGTACGACCAGGAATTCGTGGCCAACTGCTGCGAAGGCTTCGGCGAGTTGGCCGACCATGTGGAGCAATTCACGCCGGAATGGGCAGCGCCCCTGACCTGGCTGACGCCGGAGCAGATCCGGGCCGGCGCCTACATGTATGCCATGAACAAGCCCGGCAATATCCAATGGGGCACCTCCGTGGACCAGATCGGCAAGCCCGCCGGCTCCACCATGCATGCCCGGGCGCTCCTGCGCGCCATCACCGGCAACCTGGACGCCCCCGGCTCTGACCTTCTGACCGGTCCCAGCCCCGACTTCATCACCGATGAGGAGATGGAAGCCAACGACCAGTTGCCCGAGGCCCAGAAAGCCAAGCAGATCGGCTCCGACCGTTACAAGCTGGTCACCTGGCCCGGCTATACCCGCATTGCCGAAGAGACCAAAAAGGTGTGGGGCAAGGCGCCGACGGCCGAATGGATGTGCGAGGCCCATCCGCCATCAGTATTCCGGTCGATCCTGAACAAGGAGCCCTACCAGGTCAAGGCCATGCTGGTCTCCGCCACCAACCCGATCAACTCCTACGGCGAAACCAAGCTGGTACTGGATGCGTTGCGGGCCGTGGATTTCATGGTCACCTGCGACTACTGGATGACGCCGACCGCCGCACTCTCCGACTACGTGCTGCCGATCGCCGGAGCCCTGGAGCGGCCGACCATCACCAGCAGCTACGGCTGCTCCGACTTCCTGCTCGCTTCGCAACGCGCCATCCAGCCGATGTACGAGCGCCGCAACGACTACAACTTCTGGCGCGATCTCGGCATCGCCACCGGCCAGAGGGACCAGTGGCCCTGGGAAACCGTGGAGGATGCGTACTACCACCGCATCGCCCCCCTGGGATATGACGTCAGCACCTACGACGAATTTGTCGAGTTCTACCGTTTCCATTTTCCGGAGCGGGAGTACTTCAAGTACCAGCGGCAGGGATTCGCCACGCCTTCCGGCAAGGTCGAGCTCTATTCTTCCGTGCTCAAGGACCTGGGCTATCCGCCGTTACCCCCCTATATCGGACCTTCGGAGAACGAGGTTGACGACCCCGAACTGGCCAAGGAGTTTCCGCTCGTCCTGACGACCGGCGGCGGCTTCATGCCCTATCACCACTCCGAGCACTTCCAGATCAAAGAGGTGCGCTTCCTGCGCCATGAGCCCTACATGGACATCAACCCGGCAACGGCTGCCGAGCTGTCCATCAAGGATGGCGACTGGGTCTGGATCGAGACCAAGCGCGGCCGCATCAAGCAAAAGGCCAACCTGACCCAGGGGATACACCCGCGCGTCGTGTACACCCAGCGTGGCTGGTGGTACCCGGAGCGGGACATGCGCGATCCGGTACTGGGCGGCTGCCTGGAATCGAATACCAACGTGCTGACCAGCACCGCCGATGAACATTGCGACCCCTACAGCGGTTCATGGGCAAACCGTGGCTTGCTCTGCAAGGTTTACAAAGTAAATGCTTCCGATTTGAAGGAGGGTAAATAG
- a CDS encoding methyl-accepting chemotaxis protein: MAVSGSDEIKQLAMGINTLIAWLRSMITTLYDQGEHVAVKVCEMARTTRGAVVTAATQKEESVAVAVAAEEMASTLNGVANNTHNAAELASSVDQAANSGMNAVETACQCMEGIRESVEVTRGTVERLTSSSEKIGEIAGLIEDIADQTNLLALNAAIEAARAGEHGRGFAVVADEVKNLSAKTAASTREIASIIGAIRQESQQALAAMHEEYARVADGVSTAREARDRLARILGLAGESTDMINQIATATEEQSVVTSEITEKIQRISNMAQEVNSQMIVTDDTLLQLSEVAEQIFSSVGYFSVGTYHDEKRAVATQFRDQVVVALENALENGMIGMDQLFSRNYTPIPNTDPQKYTTAYDALFERIISPIQEEVFAANPGLATATCFDDRGYLPCHLLKFSKPLTGNKELDRVQNRTKLIFDDRTSVRACKNTAPFLLQTFMRVSGEIIIDLACPVVIHGRHWGNVRIGYSPREVIK; encoded by the coding sequence ATGGCTGTTTCCGGCAGCGACGAGATCAAGCAGCTCGCCATGGGCATCAATACCTTGATCGCCTGGCTGCGCAGCATGATCACCACCCTCTACGATCAGGGGGAACATGTCGCCGTCAAGGTCTGTGAGATGGCCAGAACGACCAGGGGTGCGGTGGTTACCGCGGCCACCCAGAAGGAGGAGTCGGTGGCGGTGGCGGTGGCTGCCGAGGAGATGGCTTCGACCCTGAACGGAGTTGCCAACAACACCCACAATGCGGCCGAATTGGCGTCTTCCGTCGATCAGGCCGCCAATAGCGGCATGAACGCCGTGGAGACGGCCTGCCAATGCATGGAAGGGATCAGGGAAAGCGTTGAGGTGACGCGCGGCACCGTGGAGCGTCTGACCAGTTCGTCGGAGAAGATCGGTGAGATTGCCGGGTTGATAGAGGACATCGCCGACCAGACCAACCTGTTGGCCCTCAATGCGGCCATAGAGGCGGCCCGGGCCGGCGAACACGGCCGCGGTTTCGCCGTGGTGGCCGACGAAGTCAAGAACCTCTCCGCCAAGACCGCGGCCTCCACCCGTGAGATTGCCAGTATCATCGGCGCCATACGCCAGGAGAGTCAGCAGGCCCTCGCCGCCATGCATGAGGAGTACGCCCGGGTTGCCGATGGGGTATCCACGGCCCGGGAAGCGCGGGATCGCCTGGCGCGTATCCTCGGCTTGGCCGGAGAATCGACCGACATGATCAACCAGATTGCGACGGCAACGGAGGAACAGAGCGTCGTGACGTCGGAGATCACCGAAAAGATCCAGCGCATCTCGAACATGGCCCAGGAAGTCAACAGCCAGATGATTGTTACCGACGACACGCTGTTGCAGCTTTCGGAGGTTGCGGAACAGATTTTTTCTTCCGTAGGGTATTTCAGTGTCGGTACCTACCATGATGAAAAGCGTGCTGTTGCCACGCAATTCCGCGACCAGGTGGTGGTTGCCCTGGAGAATGCCCTGGAGAACGGTATGATTGGCATGGATCAGCTCTTTTCGCGGAATTACACCCCCATACCCAACACGGACCCCCAGAAGTATACGACAGCCTACGACGCATTGTTCGAGCGGATCATCTCGCCGATCCAGGAAGAGGTGTTCGCCGCCAATCCCGGTCTGGCCACGGCGACCTGCTTTGACGACCGGGGCTATCTCCCGTGCCATCTTCTCAAATTCAGCAAGCCGTTGACCGGAAACAAGGAACTTGACCGGGTACAAAACCGTACAAAACTCATCTTCGATGACCGGACCAGCGTCAGGGCCTGCAAGAACACCGCCCCGTTCCTGCTCCAGACCTTCATGCGCGTATCGGGTGAGATCATCATCGACCTCGCCTGCCCGGTCGTCATTCACGGGAGGCATTGGGGCAATGTGCGGATTGGTTACTCTCCCCGCGAGGTGATAAAGTAA
- a CDS encoding 4Fe-4S dicluster domain-containing protein yields the protein MARYAMVLDTRRCIGCHSCTVACKVHNELPVDMIYNPVTTVGPTGVYPNLHQTHIPLLCMHCANAPCVDACPTRASQKRDDGIVFVEDPKCVGCLACVMACPYGARIPNHETGAVQKCDFCKDRVDVGKKPHCVNTCHQKARVFGDLDDETSEVYRLVNSENAVRLLGELNTEPYTFYIYGLEVKNP from the coding sequence ATGGCACGTTACGCAATGGTTCTGGATACACGGCGTTGCATCGGCTGCCATTCATGTACAGTTGCTTGCAAGGTACATAATGAGCTCCCGGTGGACATGATCTATAACCCGGTCACGACCGTTGGTCCGACAGGCGTTTACCCCAACCTCCACCAGACGCACATCCCGCTGTTGTGCATGCACTGCGCCAACGCCCCGTGCGTTGACGCCTGCCCGACGCGCGCCTCGCAGAAGCGTGACGACGGGATCGTTTTCGTCGAAGACCCCAAGTGTGTCGGCTGTCTGGCCTGCGTCATGGCCTGTCCCTATGGGGCGCGCATCCCCAATCACGAAACCGGGGCGGTACAGAAATGCGACTTCTGCAAGGATCGCGTCGATGTGGGCAAGAAACCGCACTGCGTCAACACCTGCCACCAGAAGGCCCGCGTCTTCGGTGATCTGGATGACGAAACCAGCGAGGTATACCGGCTGGTCAACAGCGAGAATGCGGTTCGCCTCCTGGGTGAACTCAATACGGAACCGTACACATTTTACATCTATGGATTGGAGGTGAAGAATCCATGA
- the nrfD gene encoding NrfD/PsrC family molybdoenzyme membrane anchor subunit: MKTKHQGWGWMLAVDFFFAGMGGAMLVLTGIIELFVGEGRTSLVGNVMGPAFMGIGCCFLVFELGRPFQSWRVFMNPKAILTAGAWIMSIAMVVGLAYASFGLNPAWFGVEKLFWQDMFLVRKLLAVIGVLTGLVVATYPGVLLARHKGRPFWVGPGMITLFLLSSLVTGVSAHFLSALVMRPTVVPGIWGNLPAFAAGLLFFQLVIWFGYLWVKRTGATEAEAVSAQRWISGDISGSFFFVFLFIGTLVPLVLFLQPAPLLQGVGALLVLLGGVTMRCLVVRAGQDRTWLPGEVKYRGRLPLGDEAFLKAWNK, translated from the coding sequence ATGAAAACCAAACATCAAGGCTGGGGTTGGATGTTGGCGGTAGACTTCTTCTTTGCGGGCATGGGCGGCGCAATGCTCGTACTCACCGGCATCATAGAGCTGTTTGTGGGAGAGGGAAGGACCTCCTTGGTCGGTAACGTGATGGGACCGGCTTTCATGGGCATCGGGTGCTGTTTCCTGGTGTTCGAACTGGGACGTCCCTTCCAGTCGTGGCGCGTGTTCATGAATCCCAAGGCGATCCTGACGGCCGGCGCCTGGATCATGTCCATAGCGATGGTCGTCGGCCTTGCCTACGCCTCGTTTGGCCTCAATCCCGCATGGTTCGGCGTGGAGAAGCTCTTCTGGCAGGATATGTTCCTGGTGCGCAAGCTCCTGGCGGTCATAGGCGTATTGACCGGGCTGGTCGTGGCCACCTATCCCGGCGTTTTGCTGGCCCGGCATAAGGGGCGTCCCTTCTGGGTAGGGCCGGGCATGATCACGCTCTTCCTCCTCTCTTCCCTCGTTACCGGCGTATCGGCGCACTTTTTGAGTGCCCTGGTCATGCGTCCGACCGTCGTACCGGGCATCTGGGGCAATCTGCCGGCGTTTGCCGCCGGGCTCTTGTTCTTCCAGTTGGTCATATGGTTCGGGTACCTCTGGGTCAAACGCACCGGCGCCACCGAAGCCGAGGCGGTGAGCGCCCAGAGATGGATCAGCGGCGACATCTCCGGAAGCTTTTTCTTCGTCTTCCTGTTCATCGGGACCCTGGTGCCGCTGGTGTTGTTCCTGCAGCCGGCGCCGCTTCTCCAGGGTGTCGGCGCGTTGCTCGTCCTGTTGGGCGGCGTCACCATGCGCTGCCTCGTGGTCCGCGCCGGCCAGGACCGGACATGGCTTCCCGGCGAGGTGAAGTACCGGGGGCGCCTGCCCCTGGGCGACGAGGCGTTTCTCAAAGCCTGGAACAAGTAA
- a CDS encoding MFS transporter: MSRTVDVNEVFDNIPFSPYQIAVCALCFCIVFLDGFDLTVIGVALPKIAEHLHAKPSELGLALSAGQLGPMIGAVFLGMLADKVGRKKTMFCSALVFGFFTYMTAHINTVEELALYRFLAGLGMGGAIPNALAFGSEYAPARVRAGLSLYMWAGMPTGSTIAAFAASYLLPNYGWQSVFYVGGIAPVVIAVAVLFLLPESLHHLVRTGTDKAIARARVILARIDKNTPVTADVQLTVVSQSKEKGGSIKSLFTGDRLLTTLLLWALFFMSFYLLWILFSWVPTLLKKSGATVQQYSIGFAFIHFGSVIACLCIGKLMSTFNKLNVVKSLFIGAFIAMLAFGYFSQGYPFVIVLLVSIFTGMLVNGGNSSLMGMASAVYPSEIRATGIGWAYGLGKIGSLVAPAVGGFYLARNWSVFKICAVNGTSALVIAVFVVILQRHMRSSASGEV; encoded by the coding sequence ATGAGTAGAACTGTTGACGTTAATGAGGTATTCGACAACATTCCTTTTTCACCGTATCAAATCGCGGTCTGCGCGCTCTGTTTCTGTATCGTGTTTCTCGACGGCTTCGACTTGACGGTCATCGGGGTGGCGCTGCCCAAAATCGCCGAGCATCTCCACGCCAAACCGAGCGAGCTGGGCCTGGCGCTGAGCGCCGGCCAGTTGGGTCCCATGATCGGCGCTGTTTTCCTCGGCATGCTGGCCGACAAGGTGGGGCGTAAAAAGACCATGTTCTGCTCCGCTCTCGTGTTCGGCTTCTTTACCTATATGACGGCACACATCAACACCGTCGAGGAGTTGGCCCTGTATCGCTTCCTCGCCGGTCTCGGCATGGGCGGCGCCATCCCCAACGCCCTGGCCTTCGGCAGCGAGTACGCGCCGGCCAGGGTCCGCGCCGGCCTCTCCCTGTACATGTGGGCCGGCATGCCCACCGGCTCGACGATAGCGGCCTTTGCCGCCTCGTACCTGCTGCCGAACTACGGCTGGCAGTCTGTCTTCTATGTGGGCGGCATTGCGCCGGTCGTCATCGCCGTGGCGGTACTGTTCCTGCTCCCCGAATCCCTGCACCATCTGGTCAGGACCGGCACCGACAAGGCCATCGCCCGGGCGCGGGTGATCCTGGCGCGGATCGATAAGAATACGCCGGTAACCGCGGACGTCCAGCTTACGGTCGTCAGCCAGAGCAAGGAAAAGGGCGGTTCCATCAAATCGCTGTTCACTGGCGATCGTCTGCTGACCACACTCTTGTTGTGGGCCCTGTTCTTCATGAGCTTCTACCTCCTCTGGATCCTCTTCTCCTGGGTTCCCACCCTGCTCAAGAAGAGCGGCGCCACGGTGCAGCAGTACAGCATCGGTTTTGCCTTCATCCACTTCGGTTCCGTCATCGCCTGCCTCTGCATCGGCAAGCTGATGTCCACGTTCAATAAGCTGAACGTCGTGAAAAGCCTTTTCATCGGCGCCTTCATCGCCATGCTCGCCTTCGGCTATTTCTCGCAGGGGTATCCGTTCGTCATCGTTCTGCTGGTCTCCATCTTCACCGGTATGCTGGTGAACGGCGGCAACTCTTCGCTCATGGGCATGGCATCGGCCGTGTATCCTTCGGAAATCCGCGCCACAGGGATCGGCTGGGCATATGGCCTCGGCAAGATCGGTTCTCTCGTTGCCCCGGCCGTTGGCGGTTTCTACTTGGCCCGCAACTGGAGCGTCTTCAAGATCTGCGCTGTCAATGGGACGAGCGCCCTGGTGATCGCCGTGTTCGTCGTGATTCTGCAGCGGCATATGAGGTCGTCCGCCTCTGGCGAGGTGTAA
- a CDS encoding radical SAM protein yields the protein MSVSETKPDAALLSTTHSVCPVCLGVVGARIVAEGKTVYMNKECPEHGRFKTYLWPDVEHYTWMNSFKFPFVKPEQPVPASQGCPQDCGLCTSHLRHPTLVEIELTQRCNLRCPVCFMAAEAVQAAAQPGPDLAALEAMYRAIMEKTGPSTSIQLTGGEPTIRKDLPDIVRLGKRVGFEAIEVNTNGVVIAQHPEFVTELLEAGISGIYMQFDGLTSEVYDKIRGGDLLKIKLQAIENCRKAGVQVVLAMTIIEGINHDQLGAVLQFALQNRDVIAGIAYQPAFGSGRFDVSNERRLTMGDVANLLAEQSDGILTPYDLWPLGCSHPTCDSATYIVEDRGRFRPLTGMITTKEYVEHFDPASPQGSVLPDIADKMFPELGPGLSIVVMSYMDAMNMDLKRLKECSMTVAGPNGELIPFCSYQLTNIHGKKRSEIGSGNAA from the coding sequence ATGAGTGTTTCTGAAACAAAACCGGATGCCGCACTGCTGAGTACTACGCACAGCGTCTGCCCGGTCTGTCTGGGGGTCGTTGGTGCCCGGATCGTTGCCGAAGGCAAAACCGTCTATATGAACAAGGAGTGCCCCGAACACGGGAGGTTCAAAACCTACCTCTGGCCGGATGTGGAACATTACACCTGGATGAACTCCTTCAAGTTCCCCTTTGTCAAGCCGGAACAGCCTGTGCCGGCATCGCAGGGATGCCCCCAGGATTGCGGATTGTGCACGTCGCATCTGCGGCATCCGACGCTGGTGGAGATCGAGCTCACGCAGCGGTGCAACCTGCGCTGCCCGGTCTGTTTCATGGCGGCCGAAGCGGTGCAGGCTGCGGCGCAGCCGGGGCCGGACCTGGCTGCGCTGGAAGCCATGTACCGGGCGATCATGGAAAAAACCGGCCCATCCACCAGCATTCAGCTTACCGGCGGTGAACCGACCATTCGCAAGGATTTGCCGGATATCGTCCGTCTGGGCAAGCGTGTCGGTTTCGAAGCCATCGAAGTCAATACCAACGGCGTGGTGATCGCCCAGCACCCGGAGTTTGTGACGGAGTTGCTCGAAGCGGGAATAAGCGGCATCTACATGCAGTTCGACGGCCTGACCTCCGAGGTGTATGACAAAATCCGCGGCGGAGACCTGCTGAAGATCAAGCTGCAGGCCATCGAAAACTGCCGAAAAGCCGGCGTCCAGGTCGTTCTTGCTATGACGATCATCGAGGGCATCAACCATGACCAGCTTGGCGCGGTGCTGCAGTTCGCTCTGCAAAACCGCGATGTGATTGCCGGCATTGCCTATCAGCCGGCCTTTGGCTCCGGGCGCTTCGACGTCTCCAACGAACGGCGGCTTACCATGGGGGATGTGGCCAACCTTCTGGCTGAACAGAGCGACGGCATTCTGACTCCCTACGACCTGTGGCCCTTGGGCTGTTCCCATCCGACCTGCGATTCTGCAACCTATATCGTTGAAGACCGGGGGCGGTTCAGGCCGCTTACCGGCATGATCACCACCAAGGAGTACGTGGAGCATTTCGATCCTGCCAGCCCCCAGGGGTCCGTGCTCCCGGATATCGCCGACAAGATGTTTCCCGAACTTGGTCCGGGCCTGTCCATTGTCGTGATGAGCTACATGGATGCCATGAACATGGACCTCAAGCGTCTCAAGGAGTGCAGCATGACCGTGGCCGGGCCGAATGGGGAACTGATCCCGTTCTGCTCATACCAGTTGACGAATATCCATGGCAAGAAGAGGTCGGAGATCGGCTCCGGGAACGCGGCATGA
- a CDS encoding TetR/AcrR family transcriptional regulator, with the protein MRDVIVIKALQQINEQGLKFTTAGLAQKLGVSKRALYQHFNSKEDLLGAVFDSILNDLRQQISRIALDEHLDSVEKLKALMLASPKALGPLTEQVLNDVRRFMPNQWEKFEKYFEDKWEKIELVINQGVERGLFRPVNLTILQKIYMGTVEKLSDFNFLMQNNSTLRNAITETAEILIYGIMAPDCRDTHPSAQAL; encoded by the coding sequence GTGCGGGATGTGATTGTGATTAAGGCGTTGCAACAAATCAACGAGCAGGGACTCAAGTTTACAACGGCCGGACTGGCGCAAAAATTGGGAGTAAGCAAAAGGGCGCTCTATCAACATTTCAATTCCAAGGAGGATCTTTTGGGAGCGGTCTTCGATTCAATTCTCAATGACCTGCGGCAGCAGATCAGCCGTATCGCTCTTGATGAACACCTGGACTCCGTCGAAAAGTTGAAAGCTTTGATGTTGGCATCACCGAAGGCACTGGGGCCCCTCACTGAACAGGTTCTCAACGATGTCAGAAGATTTATGCCGAACCAGTGGGAAAAATTCGAAAAATATTTTGAGGATAAATGGGAAAAGATTGAACTCGTGATTAACCAGGGAGTTGAAAGAGGTTTGTTCAGACCGGTAAATCTCACTATCTTGCAGAAGATATATATGGGTACCGTTGAAAAACTGTCTGACTTCAACTTTCTCATGCAGAACAACAGTACATTGCGAAATGCTATTACCGAAACTGCCGAAATATTGATTTACGGTATTATGGCCCCGGATTGCCGGGATACTCACCCTTCAGCGCAAGCCCTGTGA